The following are encoded together in the Kribbella sp. CA-293567 genome:
- a CDS encoding pyridoxal-phosphate dependent enzyme, with product MRQLHDHLAEAIKDPDPIRVGDDLICLRFETMKVYSALGAVRHLLETGAVRPGDTLIDSSSGIYAHALALACHRYGMKCHIVGSTTVDKTLRVQLEILGATIEQVPSSNNLQLDQNLRVRRISEILRDNPTYHWMKQYHDDIHYLGYGAVADLVAEVVPSGPLCLVGGVGTGASTGAIAQYLRDRGRDVNLVGVQPFGSITFGAGHTQDPEMIIAGIGSSIEFRNVRHELYDRLHWVSFDYAMSAAVDLLRTSGVFAGLSAGAAYLSALWEHNCDSSRTHVFLAADTGTRYVDSAFSRYAEARPMDTMRPREIDSLEELAVPWSAMSWDRRESAWAERREFPSATPSH from the coding sequence ATGAGACAACTCCACGATCACCTGGCGGAGGCGATCAAGGACCCGGACCCGATTCGCGTCGGCGACGACCTGATCTGCCTGCGGTTCGAGACGATGAAGGTGTACTCCGCCCTGGGCGCCGTCCGCCACCTGCTGGAGACCGGCGCCGTGCGGCCGGGGGACACCCTGATCGACAGCTCCAGCGGGATCTACGCGCACGCCCTCGCGCTGGCCTGTCACCGGTACGGGATGAAATGCCACATCGTCGGCTCCACCACCGTCGACAAGACGCTGCGGGTCCAGCTGGAGATCCTCGGCGCGACCATCGAGCAGGTCCCGTCGTCGAACAACCTGCAGCTGGACCAGAACCTGCGGGTCCGCCGGATCAGCGAGATCCTGCGCGACAACCCGACGTACCACTGGATGAAGCAGTACCACGACGACATCCACTACCTCGGGTACGGCGCGGTCGCGGATCTCGTCGCCGAGGTGGTGCCGTCCGGACCGCTGTGTCTGGTCGGCGGCGTCGGGACCGGCGCCTCGACCGGTGCGATCGCGCAGTACCTGCGGGACCGGGGCCGGGACGTGAACCTGGTCGGCGTGCAGCCGTTCGGCAGCATCACCTTCGGCGCCGGGCACACCCAGGACCCCGAGATGATCATCGCCGGGATCGGCAGCTCGATCGAGTTCCGCAACGTGCGCCATGAGCTGTACGACCGGCTGCACTGGGTGTCGTTCGACTATGCGATGTCGGCCGCCGTCGATCTGCTGCGCACCAGTGGAGTCTTCGCCGGCCTGTCCGCGGGAGCGGCCTACCTGTCCGCATTGTGGGAACACAACTGCGACTCCAGCCGCACGCACGTCTTCCTGGCCGCCGACACAGGCACCCGGTACGTCGACTCCGCTTTTTCCCGGTATGCCGAGGCGCGGCCGATGGACACCATGCGGCCGCGGGAGATCGATTCGCTGGAAGAGCTCGCCGTGCCGTGGTCGGCGATGTCGTGGGACCGCCGCGAATCGGCCTGGGCGGAGCGCCGCGAGTTCCCATCTGCGACCCCGTCGCATTAG
- a CDS encoding phytanoyl-CoA dioxygenase family protein gives MTSGYLVLPELFPAPEIARLRDAAEQVHSAVVSAAESGETSVTVWPDGHRLEEIHGTRIHWEPDAPGKAVRSLAPVAQLHPALAELWTEPRLTEPMETLIGASVGPFVSKLNFKRAGVGSEFAWHQDFPYWYCCAGDAAYDIATAIVMLDDNTVENGAMTLVPGSQLAGPARRGPLEPTGLFVDPRVVDESRAVTVTAPAGSVLMFPGLMVHRSAPNRTGADRRSLLYCFQPAGRPELSALTYDAERLADLP, from the coding sequence ATGACCAGTGGCTACCTGGTACTACCGGAGTTGTTCCCGGCGCCGGAGATCGCCCGGCTGCGGGACGCGGCCGAGCAGGTGCACTCGGCCGTCGTGTCGGCGGCGGAGTCGGGGGAGACCTCGGTGACGGTGTGGCCGGACGGGCACCGGCTGGAGGAGATCCACGGCACCAGGATCCACTGGGAGCCGGATGCCCCGGGGAAGGCGGTTCGGAGCCTGGCGCCGGTCGCCCAGCTGCATCCGGCGCTGGCGGAGCTATGGACCGAGCCTCGCCTGACGGAGCCGATGGAGACGTTGATCGGGGCATCGGTCGGACCGTTCGTGTCCAAACTGAACTTCAAGCGGGCCGGCGTCGGATCGGAGTTCGCCTGGCACCAGGACTTCCCGTACTGGTACTGCTGCGCGGGTGACGCGGCCTACGACATCGCCACGGCGATCGTGATGCTGGACGACAACACCGTCGAGAACGGCGCGATGACGCTGGTTCCGGGAAGTCAGCTGGCCGGTCCGGCGCGGCGCGGTCCACTGGAGCCGACGGGTCTCTTCGTCGATCCCCGCGTCGTGGACGAGTCGCGGGCGGTGACCGTGACGGCGCCGGCCGGGTCGGTGCTGATGTTCCCGGGGCTGATGGTGCATCGGTCGGCGCCGAACCGTACCGGCGCCGACCGCCGTTCGTTGCTGTACTGCTTCCAGCCTGCTGGACGTCCCGAGTTGTCCGCCCTGACCTACGACGCCGAAAGGCTGGCCGATCTACCATGA
- a CDS encoding Rossmann-like domain-containing protein: MTTSVAALTAEVLAGDHGPLPTELAVTSAFWLHNTTRLPGADVTYRNYYVLLRVGEVFGACAFEAGEVDPAYCADASGLPLAELLANGPLPVRIAALDAYLAAVEPHHLSAQAEEVVLPAGTPDVRARARDAAVAGLLEVEPGSKVALIGVVNPLVDAITALGGICLPCDFNLRQTASGLPVSRDMTEVVDQADAVVATGMTLSNGSFDTLLARCLQQSKPLAVYAQTGSAVARAFLGSGVTALSAEPFPFSQFSARPTSLYRYRKNGPQTP; encoded by the coding sequence ATGACGACCTCCGTCGCCGCGCTCACCGCCGAAGTTCTCGCCGGTGACCATGGACCTCTTCCCACCGAACTCGCCGTCACCAGCGCCTTCTGGCTCCACAACACGACGCGCCTGCCGGGTGCCGACGTCACCTATCGCAACTACTACGTGCTGTTGAGGGTCGGCGAGGTCTTCGGCGCCTGCGCCTTCGAGGCCGGCGAGGTCGATCCGGCGTACTGCGCCGACGCTTCCGGCCTGCCGCTCGCCGAACTGCTTGCCAATGGCCCCTTGCCGGTGCGGATCGCCGCGCTGGATGCCTATCTGGCGGCCGTCGAACCGCACCACCTGTCAGCGCAGGCCGAGGAGGTCGTCCTCCCCGCCGGTACGCCGGACGTCCGGGCCCGGGCCCGGGACGCCGCCGTGGCCGGCCTGCTGGAGGTCGAGCCGGGATCGAAGGTCGCCCTGATCGGCGTGGTCAATCCACTGGTGGACGCGATCACCGCCCTGGGTGGGATCTGCCTGCCGTGCGACTTCAACCTTCGCCAGACCGCCTCGGGTCTTCCGGTCTCGCGTGACATGACCGAGGTGGTCGACCAGGCGGACGCCGTCGTGGCCACCGGAATGACCTTGAGCAACGGCAGTTTCGACACCTTGCTTGCTCGTTGCCTGCAGCAATCAAAGCCGCTGGCCGTCTATGCTCAGACCGGAAGCGCCGTGGCGCGGGCCTTCCTGGGCTCCGGTGTCACCGCCTTGTCGGCCGAGCCCTTCCCCTTCTCCCAGTTCAGTGCCCGCCCGACCTCCCTTTACCGCTATCGCAAGAACGGACCCCAGACGCCGTGA